From Pseudanabaena sp. PCC 6802, one genomic window encodes:
- the folD gene encoding bifunctional methylenetetrahydrofolate dehydrogenase/methenyltetrahydrofolate cyclohydrolase FolD: MTSAQIIDGKALAKRMQAEMGDRIAQWRSQFGRAPGLAVLMVGDNPASAAYVKNKELACQRIGMQSFGQHFPTSVTQAELEQAIAQLNQDDRVDGILVQLPLPEHLDAIALLNTIHPDKDADGLHPYNMGKLMRGEVGLQSCTPAGVMQLLQTANIEVAGKTAVVIGRSILVGKPVAMLLLQANATVIMAHSRTEDLKATTRSADILIAAVGKPELVTRDMVKPGAVVIDVGINRITDYEGNSRLVGDVDFEGASQVASHITPVPGGVGPMTVTMLMHNTIWSYCRRYGTAYN; encoded by the coding sequence ATGACATCTGCACAAATAATTGATGGCAAGGCACTAGCAAAGCGCATGCAGGCAGAAATGGGCGATCGCATCGCCCAATGGCGATCGCAATTCGGACGCGCCCCAGGGTTAGCCGTTCTGATGGTAGGCGATAATCCCGCCAGCGCCGCCTATGTCAAGAATAAGGAGCTAGCCTGCCAGCGTATAGGGATGCAGTCGTTCGGGCAGCACTTCCCCACCAGCGTCACGCAAGCCGAACTGGAACAGGCGATCGCTCAGCTCAACCAGGACGATCGCGTTGATGGCATTCTGGTGCAGTTGCCCTTGCCGGAACATCTCGACGCGATCGCGCTGCTCAATACAATTCACCCCGATAAAGATGCGGATGGATTGCACCCCTACAATATGGGCAAGCTCATGCGCGGCGAAGTGGGTTTGCAAAGCTGCACGCCTGCGGGTGTAATGCAATTGCTGCAAACTGCCAATATTGAAGTGGCAGGCAAGACAGCCGTGGTAATTGGACGCAGTATTTTAGTGGGCAAACCCGTTGCCATGTTGCTTTTGCAAGCTAATGCCACGGTGATTATGGCGCACTCTCGCACCGAGGATCTCAAAGCCACGACCAGGAGTGCCGATATCCTGATTGCCGCAGTGGGCAAACCCGAGTTAGTCACGCGCGATATGGTCAAGCCGGGGGCAGTAGTAATTGACGTGGGGATCAATCGCATTACTGACTACGAGGGTAATTCGCGCCTGGTTGGCGATGTTGACTTTGAGGGCGCAAGCCAGGTTGCGTCGCACATTACACCCGTTCCGGGAGGAGTTGGGCCGATGACTGTGACCATGTTGATGCACAATACTATTTGGAGTTATTGTCGGCGATATGGCACAGCATACAATTGA
- a CDS encoding GTPase, translating to MSQQSDRVNREVASSFFESSHARFEEEMQDGLDTLNIIVIGRVSSGKSSLINALLGKVRKNSLFKVRAESGVTQKVQCLRLNDRVRLIDSPGLDDVRADHSSITRKFLERVDVGILVVDGSSDARQKQHLDDLRRQCAHVFVVFNKIDEYDKWQPIVLERVIAQWKQDLGVETIYPTCAFGYDPEVNYAMQLDIRGVDVLRADIESLLQQRWQDIVNARAFSETRTAILDIIAKAMVKLAEQALKPQSSPYILGTLAIAVTEIQHLFHGKTPSGAETRKIMALLASGEPCAWGFLWVGGSSPHLSLDIPTTRDAIADGLAMLLTLVEMLRQQVKFTQGNGEAELARHLNTVVTSLTETTPDKWQERSFWLGLLPTLLEPTQVI from the coding sequence ATGTCGCAACAATCAGACCGCGTTAACCGTGAGGTTGCTAGCTCTTTCTTTGAAAGCAGCCATGCCCGATTTGAAGAAGAGATGCAAGATGGTCTAGATACGTTAAATATAATCGTGATTGGTAGAGTTAGCTCCGGTAAAAGCTCCCTCATTAATGCTTTACTGGGCAAGGTTCGTAAGAATTCCTTATTTAAAGTCAGAGCAGAATCTGGCGTAACGCAAAAAGTACAGTGTCTCCGCCTCAACGATCGCGTCCGGTTAATCGACTCACCTGGCCTGGATGACGTGCGCGCCGACCATAGCAGTATTACGCGCAAGTTCCTCGAACGGGTTGACGTAGGCATCCTGGTTGTGGATGGTTCCTCTGATGCCAGACAAAAGCAACATTTAGACGATCTGCGGCGGCAATGCGCCCACGTATTTGTGGTATTCAACAAAATTGATGAGTATGACAAGTGGCAGCCTATTGTCTTAGAACGTGTTATTGCACAATGGAAACAGGATTTGGGCGTTGAGACCATCTACCCTACTTGTGCTTTTGGTTACGATCCTGAAGTTAACTATGCCATGCAGTTAGACATTCGTGGCGTTGATGTTCTGAGGGCGGATATAGAGAGCCTCCTGCAGCAAAGATGGCAAGATATCGTCAATGCCCGTGCCTTTAGCGAAACCAGAACCGCGATCCTCGATATTATTGCTAAGGCAATGGTGAAGCTGGCAGAGCAGGCACTAAAGCCGCAGTCCAGCCCCTACATACTCGGTACGCTGGCGATCGCCGTCACCGAGATCCAGCATTTATTCCACGGTAAAACTCCCTCGGGAGCGGAAACCAGAAAGATCATGGCATTGCTGGCATCGGGCGAACCATGCGCCTGGGGGTTCCTGTGGGTTGGCGGCTCGTCGCCGCATCTGAGTCTGGATATTCCCACCACTAGGGATGCGATCGCCGATGGTTTAGCCATGTTGCTCACCCTGGTTGAAATGTTGCGCCAGCAAGTAAAATTCACCCAAGGCAATGGCGAAGCAGAGTTAGCGCGACATCTTAATACCGTTGTCACTAGTTTGACCGAGACAACTCCAGACAAATGGCAGGAGCGATCGTTCTGGCTGGGTTTATTGCCAACATTGCTAGAACCCACTCAGGTAATTTAA
- a CDS encoding SDR family NAD(P)-dependent oxidoreductase, giving the protein MSRLINKIALVTGAAQGIGRAIAERFHAEGAVVIVTDINDPVGMRVTEQFSERAAYHHLDVRQESNWQKVFEIVEHGYGRLDVLVNNAGISGFIQTPGPHNPEDMDLASWHHVHAVNSDGVALGCKYAIRLMKKHRNGSIVNISSRAGIVGIPHMVAYAASKAAVRNHTKSVALYCAEMRYNIRCNSIHPGAILTPMWDPMFGEGEQREKMMREISSQVPLGRMGTPLDVANAALYFASDESTYVTGSELHIDGGILAGSEAAPSDRS; this is encoded by the coding sequence ATGTCCAGATTAATAAACAAAATTGCCCTCGTGACAGGGGCAGCTCAGGGTATTGGCAGAGCGATCGCCGAGCGGTTCCATGCTGAAGGTGCCGTAGTTATAGTTACTGATATCAACGACCCAGTTGGGATGAGAGTAACCGAACAATTCTCAGAGCGTGCCGCATATCACCATCTTGATGTTCGCCAGGAAAGTAACTGGCAAAAGGTCTTTGAGATCGTCGAGCATGGGTATGGCCGCTTGGATGTCCTGGTCAATAATGCTGGCATCAGCGGCTTTATTCAAACTCCAGGTCCCCACAATCCTGAGGATATGGATCTGGCTAGTTGGCATCACGTTCATGCGGTTAATTCTGACGGGGTCGCACTGGGGTGCAAGTATGCCATTCGCTTGATGAAAAAGCACCGGAATGGCAGCATTGTCAATATCTCTTCACGGGCTGGGATAGTCGGCATTCCTCACATGGTGGCCTATGCAGCCAGCAAGGCAGCAGTCCGAAACCATACCAAGAGCGTGGCGTTGTACTGTGCTGAAATGCGCTACAACATTCGCTGCAATTCCATTCATCCTGGTGCCATCCTCACGCCCATGTGGGATCCAATGTTTGGCGAGGGCGAACAGCGCGAGAAAATGATGCGAGAGATCTCCAGCCAGGTACCCTTAGGGCGAATGGGCACGCCCTTAGACGTAGCAAATGCCGCCTTATATTTTGCCTCCGATGAGTCTACTTACGTAACTGGGAGCGAGTTACATATTGATGGCGGAATCTTGGCAGGCAGCGAAGCTGCACCATCGGATCGGTCGTAA
- a CDS encoding pentapeptide repeat-containing protein: METSDFLSLYRSGRKEFPSIDLSGANLCNVDLHKVNLSWARLYKANLADAKLTRANLVGADLSGADLKGADLHRANLRKANLKGADLRRADLRDSDLRGADLSWAYLQGAELEGAIMLDTKLHKAVWKTGN; the protein is encoded by the coding sequence ATGGAAACCAGTGATTTCTTGAGTTTGTATAGATCTGGGCGCAAGGAATTTCCTTCTATCGATCTGAGTGGAGCCAATTTGTGCAATGTGGACTTGCACAAAGTTAACTTGAGTTGGGCAAGGTTGTATAAAGCTAACTTAGCTGATGCTAAGCTCACCAGAGCTAATCTCGTGGGGGCAGATCTCAGTGGTGCGGATTTAAAGGGAGCGGATTTGCATAGGGCGAATTTGCGTAAAGCTAACTTAAAGGGAGCAGATCTGCGCAGGGCAGATCTGCGCGACAGCGATCTCAGAGGCGCTGACCTGAGTTGGGCATACCTGCAAGGTGCAGAACTAGAAGGTGCAATTATGCTGGACACTAAGTTGCATAAAGCAGTTTGGAAGACTGGCAATTAA
- a CDS encoding DJ-1/PfpI family protein: protein MSHKIAGFRLGIYVFKDAEIVDYAAPYGVFSVARRFDPELDAFLIAENLRPVQTQAGFTVMPNYGFSDRPDMDAFLIPGGFGTRQELHNKNLHNFIRQLPESCLLTSVCTGSWIYGKMGLLDGLPATNRKEPDRLEASAMGKVPLDRLAAIAPACRISRARVVDAGRIITAGGISSGMEMGFYLLKRAGYDDAFIQDVARTMEYQQAYELYRHDIEIAN, encoded by the coding sequence ATGTCTCACAAGATTGCTGGCTTTCGTTTGGGGATTTATGTTTTTAAAGATGCCGAAATCGTTGACTATGCTGCACCCTATGGCGTGTTTTCGGTAGCGCGGCGGTTCGATCCAGAGCTAGATGCTTTCCTAATCGCAGAGAATCTACGCCCAGTTCAAACCCAGGCAGGGTTTACCGTAATGCCCAATTACGGCTTTAGCGATCGCCCGGACATGGATGCATTTTTGATTCCAGGTGGATTTGGCACGCGCCAGGAGCTGCACAATAAAAATTTGCATAATTTTATTCGCCAGTTACCGGAATCGTGCTTGCTGACAAGCGTTTGCACTGGATCTTGGATTTACGGCAAAATGGGATTGTTAGATGGGCTGCCAGCCACCAATCGCAAGGAACCGGATCGCTTAGAAGCCTCAGCAATGGGAAAAGTGCCATTGGATAGACTCGCGGCGATCGCACCTGCTTGTCGCATTAGCCGTGCCAGAGTTGTAGATGCAGGGCGCATCATTACGGCGGGAGGGATTTCTTCAGGAATGGAAATGGGATTCTATCTGCTCAAGCGCGCCGGGTATGACGATGCCTTCATCCAGGATGTCGCTCGCACCATGGAATATCAACAAGCCTACGAGTTATATCGTCACGACATCGAGATCGCCAATTAA
- a CDS encoding tetratricopeptide repeat protein, producing MIEKAPIQLSVFSIALLGSTLPLALPLTDTALLAQNARPPVPATRPPADSVAAVVERANARREQNRLTEAARLYRQAIAIDANFVPAHYGLGVTLRQQGDLDGAIAAHRRALQIDRSYTPAYYGLGIALYKKGNMSAAADAYKKAIELSKEESSLAPTYYNLGLAEEGRGDLKAAVAAFQKAVALDRSYATAYSGLGSALRRQGDTKGAVEAFREAVKLAPKNVVAQYSLGVALYEQKDYAGSIAAYKRAIELDEKFPNLLYNLGIALVADGKIAEAIEAYRKATELDRQNDNAFAALGNALLQDGKTAEAITAFRRSVVINPKSATAYNGLGLALRREGRLEDAIAAYRQAIQLTPNYAAAYNNLGRALSDLDKPTEAIAAFRKAIEFDPKNGVAYSNLGNLLRAQGNPIGAIEALNRAIALGKEELWVDYTILGLAYAEQGNMKEAQASYSKAIELKPDFANAHFGLGALYAAQGEVKLAIGSYKEALRLYQAANSTEWVNRTQQALQALQGTPQSQQQ from the coding sequence ATGATCGAGAAAGCCCCGATCCAACTCTCTGTTTTTAGTATTGCTCTGCTGGGCAGTACTCTCCCTTTAGCCCTTCCCCTAACAGATACGGCACTTTTGGCACAAAATGCTCGACCTCCAGTTCCAGCAACCAGACCCCCTGCAGATTCGGTTGCGGCTGTGGTGGAACGGGCAAATGCTCGTAGGGAGCAAAACAGGCTGACAGAGGCTGCCAGACTGTATCGACAAGCGATCGCCATTGATGCCAACTTCGTCCCTGCCCACTACGGTCTAGGCGTAACGCTACGGCAACAGGGAGATCTAGATGGCGCGATCGCTGCCCATCGTCGGGCGCTGCAAATCGATCGCTCGTACACGCCTGCCTATTACGGTCTGGGTATTGCCCTATATAAAAAAGGCAATATGAGCGCTGCCGCCGACGCTTACAAAAAAGCGATCGAGTTGAGTAAGGAAGAGTCTAGCCTGGCACCGACTTATTACAATCTGGGTTTGGCTGAGGAGGGACGAGGCGATCTCAAGGCAGCGGTGGCGGCTTTTCAAAAAGCGGTCGCACTCGATCGTAGCTATGCCACTGCCTATAGCGGACTGGGTTCAGCATTGCGCCGTCAAGGCGATACCAAGGGTGCGGTAGAAGCGTTTCGCGAAGCAGTCAAGCTAGCACCAAAAAACGTTGTGGCTCAGTATTCCCTGGGCGTAGCTTTGTACGAGCAAAAGGACTATGCGGGTTCGATCGCCGCTTACAAACGAGCGATCGAGCTAGACGAGAAATTCCCCAACCTCCTCTACAACTTAGGGATTGCTTTGGTAGCTGATGGCAAGATTGCGGAAGCGATCGAGGCTTATCGCAAGGCTACGGAATTAGACCGACAAAACGATAACGCCTTTGCCGCCCTTGGTAATGCTCTGCTCCAGGATGGAAAAACCGCCGAGGCAATTACAGCTTTCCGTCGCAGCGTTGTTATCAACCCTAAGTCCGCTACTGCTTACAACGGTTTGGGGTTGGCTCTCCGCCGCGAAGGCAGGCTAGAGGACGCGATCGCCGCCTATCGGCAGGCGATTCAACTCACCCCTAACTATGCCGCTGCCTATAATAACTTAGGCCGCGCCTTGTCCGATCTCGATAAACCGACCGAGGCGATCGCCGCCTTCCGCAAAGCCATAGAATTCGATCCCAAAAATGGAGTTGCCTATAGTAATTTGGGCAATCTCCTGCGGGCGCAGGGTAACCCAATTGGTGCAATTGAGGCTTTGAACCGAGCGATCGCGCTGGGCAAAGAGGAGCTATGGGTGGATTACACGATCTTAGGTTTAGCCTATGCCGAACAAGGAAATATGAAGGAGGCACAGGCTTCCTATAGCAAAGCGATCGAACTCAAACCAGATTTTGCCAATGCCCATTTTGGCTTAGGTGCTCTTTATGCAGCACAAGGAGAGGTTAAGCTGGCGATCGGCTCTTACAAAGAAGCTTTGAGGCTATATCAGGCTGCCAACAGTACCGAGTGGGTTAATCGCACTCAGCAAGCTTTGCAGGCTTTACAAGGCACGCCCCAGTCACAACAACAGTAA
- a CDS encoding divergent PAP2 family protein yields MHSFKEIVDNRVLLIALAASLTAQLLKLLILFVQSGQIKLHVLVETGGMPSSHSALVAALAVGIARTQGWDSPQFAIASVFAFIVMYDAAGIRLAAGKQAKVINQIVVEVFEEDREIDPLKELLGHTPIQVLVGAILGVGLMFWLL; encoded by the coding sequence ATGCACTCCTTCAAGGAAATCGTTGATAATAGAGTACTATTGATTGCCCTTGCTGCCAGTCTCACAGCCCAACTATTGAAGCTGTTGATTTTGTTCGTGCAGTCTGGGCAAATCAAGCTCCACGTTCTCGTGGAGACTGGGGGTATGCCTAGCTCTCACTCAGCTTTGGTTGCTGCTTTAGCAGTAGGTATTGCCAGAACCCAAGGTTGGGACAGCCCGCAATTTGCGATCGCTTCGGTATTTGCCTTTATTGTCATGTACGATGCGGCTGGCATTAGACTAGCCGCAGGTAAGCAAGCCAAAGTGATCAATCAAATTGTCGTGGAAGTATTTGAAGAAGATCGCGAAATCGATCCGCTGAAAGAATTGCTCGGTCACACGCCCATCCAGGTCCTGGTCGGAGCGATCTTAGGTGTTGGTCTGATGTTCTGGCTGTTGTAA
- a CDS encoding type 1 glutamine amidotransferase yields MLDKKHKLRVLLLQIRNEQKVRCEELASFARHTGLHVSQIDVLNVFDTPDFPIHSAETYDALFVGGASEASVLEPENYSFLTPSQNLLRHCVESDIPVFASCFGFQLATVALGGKILRDERDFEMGTIPIQLTGSATSDPLLCDTPDPFLAVSVHRERAVRAPAGCQPLAYTSACCHAFRVTDKPFWAFQFHPEVDRATLVERLTIYKHKYTESDDQLQSVLDSAAETPESHRLLAKFVERILIR; encoded by the coding sequence ATGCTCGATAAAAAACATAAGCTCCGTGTCTTACTCCTGCAAATTCGCAACGAACAAAAAGTACGCTGCGAGGAACTTGCCAGCTTTGCCCGCCACACTGGTCTACATGTGTCGCAAATTGATGTATTGAACGTCTTCGATACGCCAGACTTTCCCATCCACAGCGCTGAAACCTACGATGCTCTCTTTGTCGGTGGTGCTAGCGAAGCTAGCGTTCTAGAACCCGAAAACTATAGCTTTCTTACCCCCAGCCAGAATCTTCTGCGCCATTGCGTTGAGTCGGATATTCCCGTTTTTGCTTCCTGCTTTGGGTTTCAACTGGCAACAGTAGCTTTGGGCGGCAAGATCCTGCGCGACGAGCGAGATTTTGAAATGGGAACGATTCCCATCCAGCTCACTGGATCGGCCACCAGCGATCCCCTTTTGTGCGATACTCCCGATCCCTTCCTTGCTGTTTCCGTACACCGCGAGCGCGCCGTACGAGCACCAGCAGGCTGTCAGCCTCTAGCTTATACATCTGCTTGTTGCCATGCTTTTCGCGTTACGGATAAGCCATTTTGGGCATTCCAATTTCACCCTGAAGTAGATCGCGCCACGTTGGTAGAACGCCTGACTATTTACAAACACAAGTACACTGAGAGCGACGATCAACTCCAATCAGTGTTGGATAGCGCGGCTGAAACACCAGAATCCCACCGCCTTTTAGCCAAGTTTGTCGAGCGCATATTAATTCGCTAA
- a CDS encoding TetR/AcrR family transcriptional regulator — translation MSREKLVGQLVDVFRVYGYDGASLTNIAKATGVGKTNLYHYFPGGKQEMAEAALERVDLWLETSILANLNSKAKPIDKLQTMCEQVKQFFNEGHNSCLWAVLALGRSSNDLFHQQIGRSLCQWIEAIASVLEEAGLENRLAKYRAEDAVLRIQGALVLVRGLDRTEPFLRLMQTLPLELLKSDR, via the coding sequence ATGTCTAGAGAGAAACTTGTCGGTCAACTAGTGGATGTATTTCGCGTGTATGGATATGACGGAGCTAGTCTAACCAACATTGCTAAAGCGACGGGCGTGGGTAAAACCAATCTTTATCACTATTTCCCAGGCGGCAAGCAGGAGATGGCAGAAGCTGCGCTCGAACGAGTCGACCTGTGGCTGGAGACAAGTATTTTGGCTAATTTGAATAGCAAGGCAAAGCCGATCGACAAACTACAGACCATGTGCGAGCAAGTGAAGCAATTTTTTAACGAAGGGCATAACTCCTGTCTATGGGCAGTTTTGGCATTGGGTAGATCTAGCAACGATTTGTTTCACCAGCAGATCGGGCGATCGCTCTGCCAATGGATCGAAGCGATCGCATCCGTATTAGAAGAGGCCGGGCTAGAAAATCGGTTAGCAAAATATCGTGCTGAAGATGCAGTTTTACGAATTCAGGGGGCTTTAGTATTGGTACGAGGACTCGATCGCACCGAGCCTTTTCTGCGGCTTATGCAGACTTTACCGCTGGAATTGTTAAAAAGCGATCGGTAG
- a CDS encoding acetolactate synthase large subunit, which translates to MNTAELLVRCLENEGVEYIFGLPGEENMEVLKALSKSSIRFITTRHEQGAAFMADVYGRLTSKPGVCLSTLGPGATNLMTGVADADLDCAPLVAITGQVGTDRMHIESHQYLDLVALFEPITKWNAQIVRPSITPEIVRKAFKVSQSEKPGAVHIDLPENIAAMEVEGAPLCTTDTGKIYASYRSLGEAAVLVSKAKNPLILAGNGTIRSQASEVLTEFATRLNIPVVNTFMGKGVIPYTHPLALWTMGLQQRDFITCAFEETDLVIAIGYDLIEFSPKKWNFTGKVPIIHIGETPAEVDSSYVPTVEVVGDISDALIEILHRADRSGKPEPHAVHLRTSIRADYEQYARDEGFPVKPQKIVYDVRQVMGPDDIVICDVGAHKMWMARHYHCDRPNTCIISNGFAAMGIAIPGAIAAKLVYPNRKVIAVTGDGGFMMNMQELETAVRIGTPFVTLIFNDGGYGLIEWKQQVHYGESAFIQFGNPDFVKLADSMGLKGYRIESTIDLVPTLKEALEQSVPTIIDCPVDYRENLLFTRKSTDQSCAI; encoded by the coding sequence ATGAACACAGCAGAGCTATTGGTACGTTGTTTGGAAAATGAAGGCGTAGAGTATATTTTCGGCCTGCCTGGCGAGGAGAATATGGAGGTGCTGAAGGCACTCTCTAAATCCTCGATTCGATTTATCACCACCCGTCACGAGCAGGGTGCGGCATTTATGGCAGATGTCTATGGCAGGCTGACGAGCAAGCCTGGCGTGTGTCTATCTACTCTGGGACCTGGCGCTACTAACTTAATGACTGGCGTTGCCGACGCGGATCTCGATTGCGCGCCGTTGGTGGCAATTACGGGTCAGGTGGGCACGGATAGAATGCATATTGAATCGCATCAGTACCTCGATCTAGTGGCGTTGTTTGAACCGATCACGAAATGGAACGCCCAAATTGTGCGCCCCAGCATTACGCCGGAAATCGTGCGCAAAGCATTTAAAGTATCGCAATCTGAAAAACCCGGTGCCGTTCACATTGACCTGCCTGAAAACATCGCAGCGATGGAAGTTGAAGGCGCTCCACTTTGCACGACGGATACGGGTAAAATCTATGCTTCCTACCGCAGTCTGGGCGAAGCGGCAGTATTAGTCTCTAAAGCCAAAAATCCCTTAATCCTGGCTGGTAATGGGACAATTCGCTCCCAAGCGAGCGAAGTACTGACGGAATTTGCCACGCGGCTTAATATTCCGGTGGTGAATACGTTTATGGGTAAAGGAGTGATTCCCTACACCCATCCCCTGGCACTATGGACGATGGGATTGCAGCAACGCGATTTCATTACCTGTGCGTTTGAGGAAACCGACCTAGTGATCGCGATCGGCTACGATCTGATTGAGTTTTCACCCAAGAAATGGAATTTCACTGGCAAGGTGCCAATTATCCACATTGGTGAGACGCCCGCAGAAGTAGATAGCAGTTACGTCCCCACCGTGGAAGTAGTAGGCGATATCTCAGATGCGCTGATTGAAATCTTGCATCGTGCCGATCGCTCTGGCAAGCCGGAACCCCATGCGGTGCATTTGCGCACCAGTATTCGCGCCGACTACGAGCAATACGCCCGTGATGAGGGATTTCCCGTCAAACCCCAAAAAATCGTCTATGACGTGCGGCAGGTGATGGGTCCAGACGATATCGTGATTTGCGATGTGGGTGCCCACAAGATGTGGATGGCACGACACTACCACTGCGATCGCCCCAACACCTGCATTATCTCTAACGGATTTGCGGCCATGGGCATTGCAATTCCGGGTGCGATCGCGGCCAAACTAGTTTATCCAAATCGCAAGGTGATTGCGGTAACGGGTGATGGTGGATTCATGATGAACATGCAGGAACTGGAAACCGCCGTTCGCATCGGTACGCCATTCGTAACGCTGATCTTTAACGATGGTGGTTATGGCTTGATTGAATGGAAACAACAAGTTCACTATGGCGAGTCGGCATTCATCCAATTTGGCAATCCCGATTTCGTTAAGCTAGCGGACAGCATGGGACTCAAAGGTTATCGCATTGAATCTACAATCGATCTGGTGCCGACGCTCAAAGAGGCATTAGAGCAGTCAGTTCCGACCATTATTGACTGTCCGGTGGACTATCGCGAGAATCTATTATTCACGCGGAAGTCAACCGATCAGAGTTGTGCGATTTAG
- the crtE gene encoding geranylgeranyl diphosphate synthase CrtE, with the protein MAQHTIDMSTNTFNLENYLKAAKVDVEAALDASIQVVYPEKVYEAMRYSLMAGGKRLRPILCLAAYEAIGGDSQGDASRRDEALRVAMPTACAMEMVHTMSLIHDDLPAMDNDDYRRGKLTNHKVYGEDIAILAGDALLAYAFEFIADRTAGVPAERVINVVKRLGHAIAATGLVGGQVVDLECEGKTDTTAETLTFIHMHKTAALLEACVTCGAVLAGASGADLAKLSTYAQNIGLAFQIIDDILDMTATTEQLGKTAGKDVAAQKVTYPSLWGIPTSQQKAEELVNTAKAELQSFGSAAIPLMALADYITARDR; encoded by the coding sequence ATGGCACAGCATACAATTGACATGTCAACAAATACATTCAATCTAGAAAACTACCTCAAAGCCGCTAAGGTCGATGTAGAAGCGGCTCTGGATGCTTCGATTCAAGTTGTCTATCCCGAAAAAGTGTACGAAGCAATGCGGTACTCGCTGATGGCGGGGGGGAAACGACTGCGCCCCATCTTGTGCCTGGCTGCCTATGAGGCAATTGGCGGCGATTCCCAGGGGGATGCGTCCCGCCGCGATGAAGCGCTTCGGGTTGCCATGCCCACCGCCTGCGCCATGGAAATGGTACATACCATGTCATTGATCCATGATGACCTGCCTGCGATGGACAACGACGATTATCGTCGCGGTAAGCTTACCAACCATAAGGTATATGGAGAAGACATTGCAATTCTGGCGGGTGATGCTCTTCTTGCCTATGCCTTTGAGTTTATTGCCGATCGCACTGCTGGAGTACCAGCCGAGCGCGTGATTAATGTTGTGAAGCGGTTGGGGCATGCCATTGCTGCTACGGGTCTGGTTGGCGGTCAAGTGGTCGATCTCGAATGCGAGGGAAAGACGGATACTACGGCAGAAACTCTTACCTTTATTCACATGCACAAGACGGCAGCACTGCTGGAAGCATGCGTTACTTGTGGTGCAGTCCTGGCGGGTGCATCTGGGGCCGATCTAGCCAAGCTATCCACCTACGCTCAGAATATCGGTCTGGCATTCCAGATTATTGACGATATCCTTGATATGACTGCCACTACCGAGCAACTTGGTAAAACCGCAGGGAAAGATGTTGCTGCCCAAAAAGTGACTTATCCTAGTTTGTGGGGTATACCAACATCACAACAAAAAGCTGAGGAACTCGTAAATACTGCCAAAGCCGAATTGCAAAGCTTTGGTAGTGCTGCTATCCCGTTAATGGCGCTGGCAGACTATATAACAGCACGCGATCGCTAA